A single window of Magnetococcus marinus MC-1 DNA harbors:
- a CDS encoding zinc metalloprotease HtpX, translating into MALAIALNLLVPQVPPTFTLKMMGARPISHYARPDLYQMVQQLGNRAGLPTTPTLYAIPSSVPNAMAVGPGEQSAIALSDGLLRLLNQRELLGVMAHEVSHIMNGDTRVLALTDAFRLLTTTLSSIGQIIILFAIPLWILGIVQISWLALLILLAAPFVGIALQLALSRTREFEADRSAVDLTNDPHGLASALKRIEMPRWNWMSRFLRPIQHQREYHWLKTHPDIQARIDKLLSMSGADQVIHSHPVQVLSRPRQAYVQPRSRVIRPVIYRPAIRWEWR; encoded by the coding sequence TTGGCACTGGCTATCGCGCTCAATCTGTTGGTTCCACAGGTTCCGCCAACATTCACGCTGAAGATGATGGGCGCACGACCGATCTCCCATTATGCGCGTCCTGATCTCTACCAAATGGTTCAACAGTTGGGGAACAGAGCCGGTTTGCCGACGACGCCCACCCTCTATGCCATCCCCAGTAGCGTACCCAACGCCATGGCTGTTGGGCCTGGTGAGCAGAGCGCTATTGCGCTTTCTGATGGTTTGCTGCGTCTGCTTAACCAAAGAGAACTCCTTGGCGTGATGGCCCATGAGGTCAGTCACATCATGAATGGTGATACTCGGGTATTGGCGTTGACCGACGCCTTTCGACTATTGACCACCACGTTATCCTCCATAGGACAGATCATCATCTTGTTTGCCATTCCCTTATGGATACTGGGTATTGTACAGATCTCCTGGCTGGCCCTTCTGATTCTGCTGGCGGCCCCATTTGTGGGGATCGCGCTTCAACTGGCTCTCTCTCGCACACGTGAATTTGAAGCGGATCGAAGCGCTGTCGACTTGACCAATGACCCTCATGGGCTGGCCTCAGCACTCAAGCGCATTGAGATGCCCAGGTGGAACTGGATGTCACGTTTTCTCCGCCCCATTCAGCACCAGCGGGAGTACCACTGGTTAAAAACGCACCCGGACATCCAGGCCCGTATCGATAAATTACTCTCCATGTCAGGAGCAGATCAGGTCATCCATTCACATCCTGTGCAAGTACTCTCTCGCCCAAGACAAGCGTATGTACAACCGCGATCTCGAGTGATTCGCCCGGTGATTTATCGGCCAGCGATCCGATGGGAGTGGAGGTAG
- a CDS encoding Hsp20/alpha crystallin family protein, translated as MAALMEYDPFRNVRTLQNEINRLFDHNWEEPNGQMAKWPMRVDIREDENQIMIKADLPGMTQQDISVDVDNGTLTISGERKFDDEQNRDGYHRIERAYGRFSRSFQLPNTTDTGNIAAKYQNGVLEVTLPKLDEAKPRSIQVEVLN; from the coding sequence ATGGCTGCTCTGATGGAATACGATCCTTTCCGCAATGTTCGTACATTGCAAAACGAAATCAACCGGCTGTTTGACCACAACTGGGAAGAGCCAAATGGACAGATGGCCAAGTGGCCCATGCGGGTGGACATCCGTGAGGATGAAAACCAGATCATGATCAAAGCCGATCTGCCCGGTATGACGCAACAAGACATCAGCGTCGATGTGGACAACGGCACCCTGACTATCTCTGGTGAGCGCAAGTTTGACGATGAACAAAATCGTGATGGCTATCACCGGATTGAACGGGCCTATGGCCGCTTCAGTCGCTCTTTTCAACTGCCCAATACCACCGATACAGGGAACATCGCGGCAAAGTATCAAAATGGTGTGTTGGAGGTGACGCTACCTAAGTTGGATGAGGCCAAGCCTCGTAGCATTCAGGTTGAAGTTCTCAACTAA